The Candidatus Hydrogenedentota bacterium genome segment CTCCGCAGAAGAAAGACATTAACGCCACGGACCTATATTTCCAAGTAATTGTCACCATAAGCCTTATAGCACTCGTTGGGAAAGATTTCTTGCCGCACGCGCCGCCGGGTCCCCCGGTAGTCCCAGTCTTGAGACAGCGGCCGCCATCCATACGCGTCGCCGATGACCTGTCCATTATGGAACATCGCCTCGAAGGGGTCCCTTACCCCCAATTCCTGGGGAGGCATCCAACTCCACACCGCCGCTTTGGTGCTTTCTCCCATCAGCCAGAACTGGTACGTAAGGTCTTCGACAGTGTCTCCGGGTTTCAAGTGCAGGTCGCCTCGCGCAATGGCATCGCGCACAATGCCGCTCATGACATTGGCAGTCTGCCGGGCGGAAAGGCGCAAACGCCAGAGGGACGCCTGCGAAGCTTTCTGGGTAATCGCTTCCGCGCTTATCAGCTGAAAGATCCGGGCATCCCCTGGATACAGGAGGGCAAAGAGTTCGGTGGCTTCTCCTATCGCATACATTCGTTCGCGCGGCGTTCCTT includes the following:
- a CDS encoding TetR/AcrR family transcriptional regulator yields the protein MSTLTPKQREIREREGHLLEIARALVLEKGYHGLTMARVAARLDVAKATVYQHFSCKEEIIIALAGRSVDLQRGLVDRAAMFKGTPRERMYAIGEATELFALLYPGDARIFQLISAEAITQKASQASLWRLRLSARQTANVMSGIVRDAIARGDLHLKPGDTVEDLTYQFWLMGESTKAAVWSWMPPQELGVRDPFEAMFHNGQVIGDAYGWRPLSQDWDYRGTRRRVRQEIFPNECYKAYGDNYLEI